Proteins from one Balearica regulorum gibbericeps isolate bBalReg1 chromosome 34, bBalReg1.pri, whole genome shotgun sequence genomic window:
- the CCDC61 gene encoding centrosomal protein CCDC61 isoform X1: protein MAEPRYLQADCAFRHGGHTVRLTLARSTLDVEVEAHLTADQWRGEFDAAFIEDLTHKTGNFKQFGIFCSMLESALTQSSDSVSLELLTYADLETLRSRKTGAISRPPTSASSPLSAKRYLILVYSVEFDRIHYPLPLPYAGRPDPAALRRLVRELREELALLRARHGEDHRNAEIRHLREELQRALEEKRAAEAALRASRREPGGGTETAALRRATRRLEDELLREKTRHRLEQRQLATELAEAKASERRLQLRVKSLTAELASCKRGHRSPAGTIPGPRERRSLSGTRHPSRSASRESRGGSQGRPPPRSPSPAGSRPPRFDPTAFVRARQRRQKEAELKNQRRGAAFGSASPARSRGRSSSAESFRSRCSAAVSSGSDADERPKPLPPRRATRTRRPLSASSCNGPGAASCPAAGHKPSVGSTAGKRPGKENRYEEPSAELAEIDARLQALQEYMDGLDTRT, encoded by the exons ATGGCGGAGCCGCGGTACCTGCAGGCCGACTGCGCTTTCCGGCACGGGGGACACACCGTCCGGCTGACCCTCGCCCGCTCGACGCTGGACGTGGAGGTGGAGGCTCATCTCACCGCCGACCAGTGGAGGGGGGAGTTTGATGCCGCCT TCATCGAGGACCTGACTCACAAAACGGGGAATTTCAAGCAGTTTGGCATTTTCTGCAGCATGCTGGAGTCGGCGCTGACGCAG AGCAGCGACTCCGTCAGCCTGGAGCTCCTCACCTACGCCGACCTGGAGACCCTGCGCAGCCGGAAAACGGGGGCGATCTCCCGGCCCCCaacttctgcctcctccccgcTCAGCGCCAAGCGTTACCTCATCCTCGTCTACTCCGTCGAGTTCGACAG gatcCACTACCCGCTGCCGCTGCCTTACGCGGGGAGGCCGGATCCTGCGGCGCTGCGCAGGCTGGTACGGGAGCTGAGGGAGGAGCTGGCGCTACTCCGGGCTCGGCACGGGGAGGATCACCGAAACGCCGAGATCCGGCACCTGCGGGAAGA GTTGCAGCGGGCGCTGGAGGAGAAGCGGGCGGCAGAAGCGGCTCTGCGGGCGTCGCGGCGAGAGCCGGGCGGCGGGACGGAGACCGCGGCTCTACGACGAGCGACGCGCCGGTTGGAGGACGAGCTGCTCCGAGAAAAAACCCGGCACCGATTGGAGCAGCGGCAGTTGGCCACGGAG CTTGCGGAGGCGAAGGCGTCGGAGCGGAGGCTGCAGCTGCGGGTGAAGAGCCTGACGGCCGAGCTGGCTTCCTGCAAGAGGGG CCACCGGTCGCCCGCCGGCACGATTCCCGGCCCCCGGGAGCGTCGGTCCCTCTCCGGCACCCGGCACCCGTCGCGCTCGGCGTCCCGGGAGAGTCGTGGTGGCAGCCagggccgccccccgccgcggtCCCCGTCGCCCGCAG GCTCCCGCCCGCCGCGTTTCGACCCAACCGCCTTCGTCAGGGCCCGGCAGCGCCGGCAGAAGGAGGCCGAGCTCAAAAA CCAGCGGCGCGGGGCGGCTTTTGGCAGCGCCAGCCCGGCAAGGAGTCGCGGGCGCAGCTCCTCAG CCGAAAGTTTCCGGAGCCGGTGCTCAGCGGCGGTGAGCTCCGGCAGCGACGCTGATGAGCGCCCCAAACCCCTGCCCCCCAG GAGAGCGACCCGCACCCGGAGACCCCTGAGCGCTTCGTCCTGCAACGGCCCCGGCGCG GCCTCTTGCCCGGCCGCCGGCCACAAACCGTCCGTGGGCAGCACCGCCGGCAAGCGCCCCGGTAAAG agAACCGCTACGAGGAGCCTTCGGCTGAGCTGGCCGAGATCGACGCCCGGCTGCAGGCGCTGCAGGAGTACATGGACGGCCTGGACACCCGCACGTGA
- the BLOC1S3 gene encoding biogenesis of lysosome-related organelles complex 1 subunit 3 codes for MAAPRPPRVVPGEASESDSEPEVPGGASGGFPGTGLKVPGEASETEEEEEEEGGERPKPPQVSAEEPAPVWGYGRGGPSLFQQRLREGSGRLRGAVGGALRQSYGTAARNLGGLGGALGRAQATAAAAAHCLRLARRDLRAVAATVDIVAACRLLPDIRGELPAL; via the coding sequence atggccgccccccgcccccccagggTGGTGCCGGGCGAAGCCTCCGAGAGCGACTCGGAGCCGGAGGTGCCGGGGGGGGCGAGCGGGGGGTTCCCCGGTACCGGGCTGAAAGTGCCGGGCGAAGCCTCCGAaaccgaggaggaggaggaggaggagggaggcgaGAGGCCGAAGCCCCCCCAGGTTTCGGCAGAAGAACCGGCACCTGTTTGGGGTTACGGCCGGGGGGGTCCCTCGTTGTTCCAGCAACGGCTACGGGAAGGTTCAGGCCGGCTGCGGGGGGCCGTCGGCGGCGCCCTACGGCAGAGTTACGGCACCGCCGCCCGAAATCTGGGGGGGCTCGGGGGAGCCCTGGGCCGGGCGCAGGCGacggcggccgccgccgctcaCTGCCTGCGCCTGGCTCGTCGCGATCTGCGCGCCGTGGCCGCCACCGTCGACATCGTCGCCGCTTGTCGCCTCCTGCCCGATATCCGCGGGGAGCTGCCGGCGCTGTga
- the CCDC61 gene encoding centrosomal protein CCDC61 isoform X2, which yields MLESALTQSSDSVSLELLTYADLETLRSRKTGAISRPPTSASSPLSAKRYLILVYSVEFDRIHYPLPLPYAGRPDPAALRRLVRELREELALLRARHGEDHRNAEIRHLREELQRALEEKRAAEAALRASRREPGGGTETAALRRATRRLEDELLREKTRHRLEQRQLATELAEAKASERRLQLRVKSLTAELASCKRGHRSPAGTIPGPRERRSLSGTRHPSRSASRESRGGSQGRPPPRSPSPAGSRPPRFDPTAFVRARQRRQKEAELKNQRRGAAFGSASPARSRGRSSSAESFRSRCSAAVSSGSDADERPKPLPPRRATRTRRPLSASSCNGPGAASCPAAGHKPSVGSTAGKRPGKENRYEEPSAELAEIDARLQALQEYMDGLDTRT from the exons ATGCTGGAGTCGGCGCTGACGCAG AGCAGCGACTCCGTCAGCCTGGAGCTCCTCACCTACGCCGACCTGGAGACCCTGCGCAGCCGGAAAACGGGGGCGATCTCCCGGCCCCCaacttctgcctcctccccgcTCAGCGCCAAGCGTTACCTCATCCTCGTCTACTCCGTCGAGTTCGACAG gatcCACTACCCGCTGCCGCTGCCTTACGCGGGGAGGCCGGATCCTGCGGCGCTGCGCAGGCTGGTACGGGAGCTGAGGGAGGAGCTGGCGCTACTCCGGGCTCGGCACGGGGAGGATCACCGAAACGCCGAGATCCGGCACCTGCGGGAAGA GTTGCAGCGGGCGCTGGAGGAGAAGCGGGCGGCAGAAGCGGCTCTGCGGGCGTCGCGGCGAGAGCCGGGCGGCGGGACGGAGACCGCGGCTCTACGACGAGCGACGCGCCGGTTGGAGGACGAGCTGCTCCGAGAAAAAACCCGGCACCGATTGGAGCAGCGGCAGTTGGCCACGGAG CTTGCGGAGGCGAAGGCGTCGGAGCGGAGGCTGCAGCTGCGGGTGAAGAGCCTGACGGCCGAGCTGGCTTCCTGCAAGAGGGG CCACCGGTCGCCCGCCGGCACGATTCCCGGCCCCCGGGAGCGTCGGTCCCTCTCCGGCACCCGGCACCCGTCGCGCTCGGCGTCCCGGGAGAGTCGTGGTGGCAGCCagggccgccccccgccgcggtCCCCGTCGCCCGCAG GCTCCCGCCCGCCGCGTTTCGACCCAACCGCCTTCGTCAGGGCCCGGCAGCGCCGGCAGAAGGAGGCCGAGCTCAAAAA CCAGCGGCGCGGGGCGGCTTTTGGCAGCGCCAGCCCGGCAAGGAGTCGCGGGCGCAGCTCCTCAG CCGAAAGTTTCCGGAGCCGGTGCTCAGCGGCGGTGAGCTCCGGCAGCGACGCTGATGAGCGCCCCAAACCCCTGCCCCCCAG GAGAGCGACCCGCACCCGGAGACCCCTGAGCGCTTCGTCCTGCAACGGCCCCGGCGCG GCCTCTTGCCCGGCCGCCGGCCACAAACCGTCCGTGGGCAGCACCGCCGGCAAGCGCCCCGGTAAAG agAACCGCTACGAGGAGCCTTCGGCTGAGCTGGCCGAGATCGACGCCCGGCTGCAGGCGCTGCAGGAGTACATGGACGGCCTGGACACCCGCACGTGA
- the NKPD1 gene encoding NTPase KAP family P-loop domain-containing protein 1 yields MEPAALPGGACSPACGGSPAGPAGCCEERLACLGPGGDACACRDGAFVEVEPGEHQEALTEDDIYCRCLSRTLCHTATPVTVGFYAPCGHRLYSLLDKVTGFMREEMAQREEAELHRSHQKPRSPEGWGLLLALWYLAFYKPIITEGHLRRKNIEFIFIRFSAWQYAGCDKLWAGLVTTLCDSIRHHFGALPLSVYHVMGTRPRFASGFSQKEWVLKKGACLKLWGMLFVLGAGISILLVALLVPGIKDHHALKVVGSAVTSLSGSGLVLGLFSVLKNLLVSEKQKIERLTNSDRFASQLGFMSKVRREVEVLVDFLAFMEIFERRRLRVVLEITSLDICYPEKVAGVFNAMNTLLSDTNTPFIFILAVDPSIIVPCLEQTGCMKGLADNGYLYLNRTVTLPFSIPEMGARSRLRCLEAAVQTREDLMYRIITGNVERRRAKSRGVPTVPSRREADAEAVRCIHEAFHCLHDSADPLARYLPADGTHVHRIVNTIPITLRLLLHRAGSPGTPSPRAAAAWVVLADQWPCRLSWALQCLEDAWQCQEAPDFGARSLWSIFQENVGELSALRQPLHNVLSLDGDPELFQTFLSRDFPFTARDARAFLGVTVNLDHSIRHKMGLLRGLDRLRKAAATPVSRSVQCPQTE; encoded by the exons ATGGAGCCGGCGGCACTGCCCGGG GGTGCCTGCTCGCCGGCGTGTGGGGGGAGCCCGGCGGGACCCGCGGGGTGCTGCGAGGAGCGGCTGGCCTgcctggggccggggggggacgCCTGCGCCTGCCGTGACGGCGCCTTCGTGGAGGTGGAGCCCGGGGAGCACCAAG AGGCGCTGACGGAGGACGACATCTACTGCCGCTGCCTCTCCAGGACGCTGTGCCACACCGCCACCCCCGTCACCGTCGGCTTCTACGCCCCCTGCGGCCACCGCCTCTACTCCCTGCTGGACAAGGTCACCG gctTCATGCGGGAGGAGATGGCGCAGCGGGAGGAGGCCGAGCTTCACCGGAGCCACCAGAAGCCGCGTAGCCCCGAGGGCTGGGGGTTGCTGCTGGCCCTCTGGTACCTGGCCTTCTACAAACCCATCATCACCGAGGGTCacctgaggaggaagaacatCGAGTTCATCTTCATCCGTTTCAGCGCCTGGCAATACGCCGGTTGCGACAAGCTCTGGGCAGGTTTGGTCACCACGCTCTGCGACAGCATCCGTCACCATTTCGGGGCTCTGCCCCTCAGCGTCTACCACGTCATGGGCACCCGACCCCGCTTCGCTTCCGGCTTCAGCCAGAAGGAGTGGGTCCTCAAGAAGGGCGCCTGCCTCAAGCTTTGGGGGATGCTCTTCGTCCTGGGCGCCGGCATCAGCATCCTGCTGGTGGCCCTCTTGGTACCCGGCATCAAGGACCACCACGCCTTGAAGGTGGTGGGCAGCGCCGTCACCTCACTTTCCGGTTCCGGTTTGGTGCTGGGACTTTTCTCCGTCCTGAAGAACTTGTTGGTCAGCGAGAAGCAGAAGATCGAGCGGTTGACCAACAGCGACAGGTTCGCCAGCCAGCTGGGCTTCATGAGCAAGGTGCGTCGCGAGGTGGAGGTGCTGGTCGACTTCTTGGCCTTCATGGAGATCTTTGAGCGCCGTCGGCTCCGCGTGGTGCTGGAGATCACCAGCCTGGACATCTGCTACCCGGAGAAGGTGGCTGGCGTCTTCAACGCCATGAACACCTTGCTCTCCGACACCAACACCCCCTTCATCTTCATCCTGGCTGTGGACCCCAGCATCATCGTCCCCTGCCTGGAGCAAACCGGCTGCATGAAGGGTCTTGCCGACAACGGTTACCTCTACCTCAACCGAACGGTGACGTTGCCCTTCTCCATCCCTGAGATGGGTGCCCGTTCCCGCCTGCGATGCCTGGAAGCCGCCGTCCAGACGCGGGAGGACCTCATGTATCGCATCATCACCGGCAACGTGGAACGACGCCGAGCCAAGTCCCGGGGCGTCCCGACGGTTCCCAGCCGGCGCGAGGCGGACGCCGAAGCCGTCCGCTGCATCCACGAAGCTTTCCACTGCCTTCACGACAGCGCCGACCCTCTCGCCCGTTACCTCCCCGCCGATGGCACCCACGTCCATCGCATCGTCAATACCATCCCCATCACCCTACGGCTCCTCCTGCACCgcgccggcagccccggcaccccctcgccccgcgccgccgccgcttgGGTGGTGTTGGCCGATCAGTGGCCGTGCCGGCTGAGCTGGGCGCTGCAGTGCCTGGAGGACGCTTGGCAATGCCAGGAGGCACCGGATTTCGGCGCGCGATCCCTGTGGAGCATCTTCCAGGAGAACGTGGGGGAGCTGAGCGCCCTGCGGCAACCCCTGCACAACGTCCTCAGCCTGGACGGGGACCCCGAGCTCTTCCAGACCTTCCTCTCCCGCGACTTCCCCTTCACCGCCCGCGACGCCCGCGCCTTCCTCGGCGTCACCGTCAACCTGGACCACTCCATCCGGCACAAGATGGGGCTCCTGCGCGGTCTCGACCGACTGCGGAAAGCCGCCGCCACCCCCGTGTCCCGCAGCGTGCAGTGTCCCCAAACCGAGTGA